The following proteins are co-located in the Helicobacter acinonychis genome:
- the bamA gene encoding outer membrane protein assembly factor BamA — MSGYNNATKTLKLKPIKEIDIKRIILTSLVFVYFNTSVEALENNGSKPNDVASQKETEAPKNETTNETPKEIKVKSVSYVGLSYMSDMLANEIVKIRVGDIVDSKKIDTAVLALFNQGYFKDVYATFENGMLEFHFDEKARIAGVEIKGYGSEKEKDSLKTQMGIKKGDTFDEQKLEHAKTALKTALEAEGYYGSVVEVRTEKVNEGALLIVFDVNRGGNIHIKQSIYEGSTKLKRRVIESLSANKQRDFMGWMWGLNDGKLRLDQLEYDSMRIQDVYMRRGFLDANISSPFLKTDFSTRNATLHYKVKEGIQYKVSDILIEIDKPVIPLKTLEKALKVKRKDVFNIELLRADAQILKTEIANKGYAFAVVKPDLDKNEKNGLVKVIYHIEVGDLVYINDVIISGNQRTSDRIIRRELLLGPKDKYSLTKLRNSENSLRRLGFFSKVKIEEKRVNSSLMDLLVSVEEGRTGQLQFGLGYGSFGGLMLNGSVSERNLFGTGQSVSLYANIATGGRRIPGSPRGLGRMFSGNLSLTNPRLFDSWYSSTINLYADYMVGYQYTQQGGGFGVNFGRMLGNRTHVSLGYNLNVTKLLGFRSPLYNRYYSSTKQVIIPSQPICVSGLGLLLGLHQVQSCSTPGSVKVGETPPVTGIWDRDYHTPITSSFTLDLSYDNTDDYYFPRNGIIFNSYVTMAGLPGPGTLNSWNGLGGNVRNTKVYGKFAAYHSLQKYLLVDLIARFKTQGGYIFRYNTNDYLPLNSTFYMGGVTTVRGFRNGSITPKDEFGLWLGGDGIFTASTELSYGVLKAAKMRLAWFFDFGFLTFKTPNRGNFFYNAPTTTADFKDYGVVGAGFERATWRASTGLQIEWISPMGPLVLIFPLAFFNQWGDGNGKKCKGLCFNPNMDDYTQRFEFSMGTRF; from the coding sequence TTGAGTGGTTATAATAACGCAACTAAAACACTCAAGCTAAAACCAATCAAGGAAATCGATATTAAAAGAATTATTCTCACTTCTCTTGTTTTTGTTTATTTTAATACTAGCGTTGAAGCTTTAGAAAACAACGGCTCTAAACCAAACGATGTGGCTTCTCAAAAAGAAACCGAAGCTCCAAAAAACGAAACGACAAACGAGACGCCTAAAGAAATAAAGGTCAAGTCCGTTTCTTATGTGGGGCTTTCCTACATGTCTGACATGCTCGCCAATGAGATTGTCAAGATTCGCGTGGGCGATATTGTGGATTCTAAAAAGATAGACACCGCTGTTTTGGCTTTGTTTAATCAAGGGTATTTTAAAGATGTTTATGCCACTTTTGAAAACGGCATGCTGGAGTTCCATTTTGATGAAAAAGCCAGAATTGCTGGGGTGGAAATCAAGGGTTATGGGAGCGAAAAAGAAAAAGACAGCTTAAAAACCCAAATGGGGATCAAAAAAGGCGATACCTTTGATGAGCAAAAATTAGAGCATGCTAAAACGGCTTTAAAAACCGCTTTAGAAGCGGAGGGCTATTATGGGAGCGTGGTGGAAGTGCGTACCGAAAAGGTCAATGAGGGGGCGTTATTAATCGTGTTTGATGTGAATAGGGGAGGCAATATCCATATCAAACAATCCATTTATGAGGGGAGCACGAAGTTAAAACGCCGTGTGATTGAGTCTTTGAGCGCGAACAAGCAGCGAGATTTTATGGGCTGGATGTGGGGCTTGAATGACGGAAAATTACGTCTAGATCAGCTAGAATACGACTCCATGCGTATCCAAGATGTGTATATGCGCAGAGGTTTCTTGGACGCTAACATTTCTTCGCCTTTTTTGAAAACGGATTTTTCTACTCGTAACGCCACGCTCCATTATAAAGTCAAAGAAGGGATCCAATACAAGGTTTCTGATATTTTGATAGAGATTGACAAACCGGTAATCCCTTTAAAAACATTAGAAAAAGCGCTTAAAGTGAAGAGAAAGGATGTCTTCAATATTGAGCTTTTAAGAGCGGATGCACAAATTCTAAAAACTGAAATCGCTAATAAGGGTTATGCATTTGCGGTGGTGAAACCAGACCTAGATAAGAACGAAAAGAATGGGCTTGTGAAAGTCATTTATCACATTGAAGTGGGTGACTTGGTGTATATCAATGATGTTATCATTTCAGGGAATCAGCGCACGAGCGATAGGATTATTAGAAGGGAGTTATTATTAGGACCCAAAGACAAATATAGCTTGACTAAATTAAGGAATTCTGAAAATTCTTTAAGGCGTTTAGGGTTTTTCTCTAAAGTCAAAATTGAAGAAAAAAGGGTCAATAGCTCGCTGATGGACTTGTTGGTGAGCGTAGAAGAAGGGCGCACTGGACAATTGCAATTCGGGTTAGGCTATGGCTCTTTTGGAGGACTTATGCTTAATGGGAGCGTGAGTGAAAGAAACCTTTTTGGGACAGGCCAAAGCGTGAGCTTGTATGCTAACATTGCCACAGGGGGGCGCAGAATTCCTGGTTCGCCAAGAGGGTTAGGGCGCATGTTTTCTGGGAATTTGAGTTTGACCAACCCAAGGCTTTTTGACAGCTGGTATAGCTCTACGATCAACCTTTATGCAGATTACATGGTGGGCTATCAATACACCCAGCAAGGTGGGGGCTTTGGGGTGAATTTTGGGCGCATGTTGGGTAACAGGACTCATGTGAGTTTGGGCTATAACTTGAATGTGACCAAACTCCTTGGTTTCAGAAGTCCTTTGTATAACCGCTACTATTCTTCCACTAAACAAGTGATTATCCCTTCTCAGCCTATCTGTGTGTCTGGTTTGGGCTTGTTGTTAGGGCTCCATCAAGTGCAAAGCTGTTCTACACCCGGATCCGTTAAGGTAGGGGAAACGCCACCGGTTACCGGTATTTGGGATAGGGATTACCACACGCCTATCACTAGCTCTTTCACACTTGATTTGAGCTATGACAACACCGATGATTATTATTTCCCTAGAAATGGGATCATTTTCAATTCCTATGTAACAATGGCAGGCTTACCAGGTCCTGGCACTCTCAATTCTTGGAATGGGTTAGGCGGGAATGTCCGTAACACTAAAGTTTATGGTAAATTTGCAGCTTATCATAGCTTGCAAAAATATTTATTAGTGGATTTGATCGCTCGCTTTAAAACGCAAGGAGGTTATATCTTTAGGTATAACACCAATGATTACTTGCCTCTAAACTCCACTTTCTACATGGGGGGCGTGACTACGGTGAGAGGCTTTAGGAACGGCTCAATCACGCCTAAAGATGAATTTGGCTTGTGGCTTGGAGGCGATGGGATTTTTACCGCTTCTACTGAATTGAGCTATGGCGTGTTGAAAGCGGCTAAAATGCGTTTAGCGTGGTTTTTTGACTTTGGTTTCTTAACCTTTAAAACCCCAAATAGAGGGAATTTCTTCTATAACGCTCCCACGACTACGGCGGATTTTAAAGATTATGGCGTTGTTGGGGCTGGGTTTGAAAGGGCGACTTGGAGGGCTTCTACGGGCTTACAGATTGAATGGATTTCGCCTATGGGACCTTTAGTGCTCATCTTCCCTCTAGCGTTCTTTAACCAGTGGGGCGATGGTAATGGCAAAAAATGTAAAGGGCTGTGTTTTAACCCCAACATGGACGATTACACGCAACGCTTTGAATTTTCTATGGGAACAAGGTTTTAA
- a CDS encoding dehypoxanthine futalosine cyclase, with protein MNFLWEQGFKMRINREEMLDLMKNAPLKELGQRALRVKQRLHPENLTTFIVDRNINYTNICFVDCKFCAFKRTLKEKDAYVLSYEEIDQKIEELLAIGGTQILFQGGVHPQLKIDYYENLVSHIAQKFPTITIHGFSAVEIDYISKISKLSLKEVLERLKNAGLSSIPGAGAEILSDRVRDVIAPKKLSSDRWIEVHKTAHLCGIKSTATMMFGSVDNEEDVMEHLQRVRDLQDETGGFRAFILWSFQPNNTPLKEEIPSIKKASSNRYLRYLACSRIFLDNIQNIQSSWVTQGSMIGQLALLFGANDLGSVMMEENVVKAAGTSFCMNEAEMIGLIEDIGSVAVKRNTAYEILKRYSVTTKA; from the coding sequence TTGAATTTTCTATGGGAACAAGGTTTTAAAATGCGTATCAACAGAGAAGAAATGTTAGATTTAATGAAAAACGCACCCTTGAAAGAATTAGGGCAAAGGGCTTTAAGAGTGAAACAACGCTTGCACCCTGAAAACTTGACGACTTTTATTGTGGATAGGAATATCAATTACACTAATATTTGTTTTGTGGATTGCAAGTTTTGCGCTTTCAAGCGCACCCTAAAAGAAAAAGACGCTTATGTGTTGAGCTATGAAGAAATTGATCAAAAAATTGAAGAATTATTAGCCATTGGTGGCACGCAGATCCTCTTTCAAGGGGGGGTGCACCCGCAGCTTAAAATAGACTATTATGAAAATTTAGTGAGCCATATCGCCCAAAAATTCCCCACTATCACTATCCATGGTTTTAGTGCGGTTGAAATTGATTACATTTCTAAAATCTCTAAATTGTCCTTGAAAGAAGTTTTAGAAAGGTTGAAAAACGCCGGTTTAAGCTCTATTCCAGGGGCGGGTGCAGAAATATTAAGCGACAGGGTGCGCGATGTGATCGCTCCTAAAAAATTGAGTAGCGACAGGTGGATTGAAGTACATAAGACTGCACATCTTTGTGGGATCAAAAGCACAGCTACCATGATGTTTGGGAGCGTGGATAATGAAGAAGATGTAATGGAGCATCTACAAAGGGTGCGCGATTTGCAAGATGAAACCGGTGGCTTTAGGGCTTTTATTTTATGGAGCTTTCAGCCTAATAACACCCCCTTAAAAGAAGAAATCCCTAGCATTAAAAAAGCGAGTTCCAATCGGTATTTGCGCTATTTGGCATGCAGTAGGATTTTTTTAGATAACATTCAAAACATACAAAGCTCATGGGTGACTCAAGGATCTATGATAGGGCAGTTAGCTTTATTGTTTGGAGCGAATGATTTAGGGAGCGTGATGATGGAAGAAAATGTAGTGAAAGCGGCTGGGACGAGTTTTTGCATGAATGAAGCAGAAATGATAGGGCTCATTGAAGACATTGGGAGCGTGGCGGTTAAACGAAACACCGCTTATGAAATCTTAAAACGATACTCTGTTACAACAAAGGCATGA
- a CDS encoding M16 family metallopeptidase, which produces MKKILITLLGVFMGLQASALMLQEINQAKVPVIYEENHLLPMGFVHLVFRGGGSLGDKNQLGLAKLFAQVLNEGTKELGAVGFAQALEQKAISLNVDTNTEDLQITLEFLKEYEDEAIMRLKELLKSPNFTQNALEKVKTRMLAALLQKESDFDYLAKLTLKQELFANTPLANASLGTKESLQKIKLDDLKQQFSKVFELNKLVVVLGGDLKIDQTLKRLNNALNFLPQGKAYNEPYFEASDKKSEKILYKDTEQAFVYFGAPFKIKDLKQDLAKSKVMMFVLGGGFGSRLMEKIRVQEGLAYSVYIRSSFSKVSHFASGYLQTKLSTQAKSVALVKKIVKDFVEKGMTQQELDDAKKFLLGSEPLRNETLSSRLNTTYNYFYLGLPLDFNQTLLNQIQKMSLKEINDFIKAHTEINDLTFAIVSNKKKGK; this is translated from the coding sequence ATGAAGAAAATTTTGATTACTTTATTAGGAGTTTTTATGGGGTTGCAAGCGAGTGCTTTAATGCTTCAAGAAATCAACCAGGCTAAAGTCCCTGTGATTTATGAAGAAAACCATTTGTTGCCTATGGGGTTCGTCCATTTAGTCTTTAGGGGAGGTGGGAGCTTGGGCGATAAAAATCAGCTAGGTTTAGCCAAATTGTTTGCACAAGTTTTAAATGAGGGCACTAAAGAGCTTGGTGCGGTGGGGTTTGCACAAGCTTTAGAGCAAAAAGCGATTAGTTTGAATGTGGATACCAACACAGAAGATTTGCAAATCACTTTAGAATTTTTGAAAGAATACGAAGATGAAGCCATAATGCGTCTAAAAGAGCTTTTAAAATCCCCTAATTTCACGCAAAACGCTTTAGAAAAAGTCAAAACTAGAATGTTAGCTGCACTTTTGCAAAAAGAGAGCGATTTTGACTATTTAGCCAAATTGACTTTAAAACAAGAGCTTTTTGCTAACACCCCTTTAGCTAACGCATCTTTAGGCACTAAAGAGAGCCTTCAAAAAATCAAGCTAGACGATTTGAAACAACAATTTTCTAAGGTTTTTGAACTCAATAAACTCGTAGTGGTGCTTGGGGGCGATTTAAAAATTGATCAAACCCTTAAGCGTTTGAATAACGCCCTTAATTTCTTGCCACAAGGTAAGGCGTATAATGAGCCTTATTTTGAAGCGAGTGATAAAAAGAGTGAAAAAATCCTCTATAAAGACACGGAGCAGGCTTTCGTGTATTTTGGTGCACCCTTTAAAATCAAAGATTTAAAACAAGATCTAGCAAAATCTAAAGTGATGATGTTTGTGCTTGGGGGAGGGTTTGGCTCTCGTTTAATGGAAAAAATCAGAGTTCAAGAGGGCTTGGCTTATAGCGTGTATATCCGCTCTAGTTTTTCTAAAGTGTCGCATTTTGCAAGCGGTTATTTACAAACCAAGCTCAGCACTCAAGCTAAAAGCGTTGCATTGGTGAAAAAGATAGTTAAAGATTTTGTAGAAAAAGGCATGACGCAACAAGAATTAGACGACGCTAAAAAGTTTTTACTAGGTTCTGAGCCTTTAAGGAATGAAACGCTTTCTAGCCGCTTGAACACCACTTACAACTATTTTTATTTAGGGTTGCCTTTAGATTTCAATCAGACGCTACTCAATCAAATCCAAAAAATGAGTTTGAAAGAAATCAATGATTTCATTAAAGCACACACTGAAATCAATGACTTGACTTTTGCCATTGTGAGCAACAAGAAAAAGGGTAAATAA
- the gatB gene encoding Asp-tRNA(Asn)/Glu-tRNA(Gln) amidotransferase subunit GatB — MPFEAVIGLEVHVQLNTKTKIFCSCSTSFGESPNSNTCPVCLGLPGALPVLNKEALKKAIQLGTALEANINQNSIFARKNYFYPDLPKAYQISQFEVPIVSDGKLEIDTQEGVKIVRIERVHMEEDAGKNIHEGSYSLVDLNRACTPLLEIVSKPDMKTSEEAIAYLKKLHAIVRFIGISDANMQEGNFRCDANVSIRPKGDEKLYTRVEIKNLNSFRFIAKAIEYEIERQSVAWESGHYNEEVVQETRLFDTTKGITLSMRNKEESADYRYFKDPDLYPVFINEAFLKEAQKINELPSAKKIRYMKDFNIKEDDANLLVSDPLLAEYFESMLNLGVKAKTSVTWLCVELLGRLKAEITLENCAISAHTLGTLAKRIDEGKISGKSAKDVLDKLLEERGGDVDALIEQMGLSQVNDTEAIVKVIDEVLKNNADKVLEYKSGKDKLFGFFVGQAMKNLKGANPSVVNAILKEKLD, encoded by the coding sequence ATGCCATTTGAAGCTGTAATTGGGCTAGAAGTCCATGTCCAACTCAACACCAAAACCAAAATCTTTTGCTCTTGCTCTACAAGTTTTGGAGAATCTCCTAATTCTAACACCTGCCCTGTGTGTTTGGGCTTGCCGGGAGCTTTGCCGGTATTGAATAAAGAAGCACTCAAAAAAGCCATTCAACTAGGCACAGCCCTTGAAGCCAATATCAATCAAAATTCCATTTTTGCAAGAAAAAATTATTTTTACCCCGATTTGCCTAAGGCTTATCAAATCTCGCAATTTGAAGTCCCTATTGTGAGCGATGGAAAATTAGAAATTGACACTCAAGAGGGCGTAAAAATCGTGCGTATTGAAAGGGTCCATATGGAAGAAGATGCTGGTAAAAATATCCATGAGGGCAGTTATTCTTTAGTGGATTTGAACCGTGCTTGTACCCCTTTATTAGAAATTGTCAGTAAGCCTGATATGAAAACTAGTGAAGAAGCCATTGCGTATTTGAAAAAACTCCATGCTATCGTGCGTTTTATAGGGATTTCTGATGCGAACATGCAAGAGGGGAATTTTAGGTGCGATGCGAATGTCTCCATTAGACCCAAGGGCGATGAAAAGCTTTACACAAGAGTGGAGATTAAAAACCTAAATAGCTTTAGATTTATCGCTAAAGCGATTGAATACGAAATAGAGCGCCAAAGCGTGGCGTGGGAAAGCGGACACTATAATGAAGAGGTTGTTCAAGAAACGCGCCTTTTTGACACTACCAAAGGGATCACCCTTTCAATGCGTAATAAGGAAGAATCGGCGGATTATCGCTATTTTAAAGATCCGGATTTGTATCCTGTTTTTATCAATGAAGCGTTTTTAAAAGAAGCTCAAAAGATCAATGAATTGCCTAGCGCTAAAAAAATCCGCTACATGAAAGATTTTAACATTAAAGAAGACGATGCGAATTTATTGGTGAGCGATCCTTTATTGGCGGAGTATTTTGAAAGCATGCTCAATCTTGGAGTTAAGGCTAAAACGAGCGTTACATGGCTTTGCGTGGAATTGTTGGGGCGCTTGAAAGCCGAGATCACTTTAGAAAATTGTGCCATTAGCGCTCACACGCTAGGCACTTTAGCCAAACGCATTGATGAGGGCAAAATTTCTGGTAAGAGCGCTAAAGATGTGTTAGACAAGCTTTTAGAAGAGCGTGGGGGCGATGTGGATGCACTCATTGAACAAATGGGCTTGTCTCAAGTCAATGATACAGAAGCGATAGTCAAAGTGATAGACGAAGTGCTTAAAAACAACGCTGATAAGGTACTTGAATATAAAAGCGGTAAGGATAAACTTTTTGGGTTTTTTGTAGGTCAAGCGATGAAAAATTTAAAAGGCGCTAATCCTAGCGTGGTGAACGCTATTTTGAAAGAGAAATTGGATTGA